The DNA sequence TTGGCAGTCTGGGCCCCAGTGCCCTCTTTCGCCGCAATACACACAGAAAGGCTCTGTATTCTGTTGTTTCTTCTTGTCCCTCTTCGTTTTAACCTTTACATGGAAGGCAGATGCTGTTGGTACATAATTTTCTTGTGGAACAGTATCTCCACGAATTTTGCGTGTGTTGATAGCTCCTTCCACCTCTTCATTTAAGAACTCCATAAGGTGGATGAGGTTCCCTTCTTCAATCTTTTGCCTTCCGGCATGCACAAGacaatttttgcaaatttcttcaggaaaggctcgaagaagtttggGTGCAGGCACTCTCCCATAAGAGTCTCCTAGTGCTCGCAGTGCTTGGATGCACTTATGGCACTCATTGTAGGTGGAATTGAGAGCCTCTGGACTGCCTGAAGTCGAAGTGTTAAGATTCCCCAAAAAATCCAGGTGACTTCGGACAATTCTGTTCTTATCCCCATATttggatttcaaaatttgcttagtGTGCTCATATGTATCAGCTGTAACAGCAATGCCATCGACCAAGTCCTTAGGTTCCCCATCAATGTAACCACGGAGGAATACATGTTTGTTCATTGTTGACACCATCGGATTCTCGTCTATGGAGGCTGTGAACTGCTCCTAAAATCGAGGCCAAATTTCTATGTCCCCTGAGAATGGGTGCAGTTTGATAGTAGGCAATTTTATGTCCATACATGCGTGTTGTTGAGCCGCTGACTTCGCATATCTGTCCCCTGAGCGCGCTGCTCCTAGAAGGCCCTTCGCCTTTCGGAGGGCGCGTTTGCATTTATCAGTATATTCCTCACAAGCTACCGTGTCGGCTTCGTATTCAGAGTCATCCAGCAAGTCCTGTACTGTATCGTTGAGTCGGGCCAACTCTTCTAATGTTTCCTGTAGGCGTTCCTGGAAGTGTTCGACTTCTTCTGCAGCTGTAGAGCCTCGAAGGCGTTTATTTGGCTGACGAAACGCGTCGCATTCGATCGCAAAGTCGTCCGCTTCCGGTGCAGCCTCCCCAAGTTCGTAGCTACGGCTTCTGTCATGGTGAGTTGGTGGTTTTGCTTTATGTCGCGAGAGTGCGTTCAAGGTCAAGACACTCCGTCAGTTGGATGCTGTCGCTAAGGGATGGCGCTGTCCTGGAGTGTGAACCGTTACCAGCCCCCTAGGCATGTTTGTAGTTTTCAACAGATGGCGCGGCCGTGCAGTTTTCAACTTCCGCAACCTTTAGTAGTGGTCCCTgtcgctaacagatggcgctgcagtctaccAATACTTCAGCAAGTCCGCTTTGTGCTTTGCAATATTACGCCGACTGTCCTCTATTGCTCTGCCACCAACAAACATGCACCAGGAAACATCACATACGAATCAATCAACCCGTAGTGTCCTTTGCTACAGTTTCAGAGCAATGCCGCAACTTATCTGTGTGAGCTAAACGTGGCGTGACGTGACCGGATTTTGAGATTGAAGCCGCTCGAAACCTTCTCCGCCGGCGTCGAGTCCTCTTCAATGTGTAGTAGCAATCTATCTCTTCATGttctcccgggtttcggcaccaaaatgttgctacacactagtgaaatcaaggacacagtaaaacttctgccCACACACCTTTATTTTCACACGTCCATTTTACAATTATAGTTaaaatatatccgctgcagaggggagcacaatgtacagacttaacagaacaccaacagatggcgtaggagtcttcattccccgacaaCTACTGTTCAACAACGTCTGTTTCTCTGATGCTTCTTCCCTAATAACCTCATTCCCAACTACTTCCATAAGAAAACTCTTACCATTACTTATCTTCATTACCTTGTCTACATTTATATCAGCATCATCATCACTGTTCCTAGTCACAACTGGTTCCCCCCACAGCATCACACCCACAGACTGGATTTTATTTCCACATATTGTCCATCAGTTCATGTTTTATTTTTAGGTGCTATTTTTGCCTTattgaatatttttaattaatGACCACACATATTCCATTTTAGCTGTTGAATTTATGATACTGGTTGCTTATGTATCCTGGCATTAATACCTTCTACGGGCCTCTATTATTTGTATAAAAACAGAATGCACCAAAGCCATTACCAGCACTTACTATGTGCCTAGATATACAGATTAATGTCTGTACTTACATCATAATATTTTTGTGGGCTGTATGGCTGTTATGCATGGCAGTTAAATATGTTATTTTTTTATGTTCCTAATGTAACACTAGGTCATTCATAGAAACAGCTTCAGCTAATTCAACCGAGGTTGTTTCTCCACTGTTTTTCTATTTGTAATAGATCTGAAGAGAGCAGGTTCCCAAAACCAGTAATTGTGAACTGTACAGCTTATGTGATGAAGACAGATGTTTACAGATAAAATTAATATGATAATACctaataaattcagatgcactgCAGGCCCTTAAAATTGGAGATCACAAAAGTGACATACAAGAAACATCAAAttgtactacatgcttggatatgcataTGATTACCATTAAAGAGCAAATGCACAAGGAAGGTCAGTGTAGCATGATCTACATTCTATATATATGGAAAGATTGtgcagcaggtttctcattcataaatcacctttgaatgttgtttgtttgtgaaaaGATCATATTATGCCTCATATAAGTAGGCAAAATGTCTACCAGTACATGTTGGAATTCAACAGTGATAGGATCCTGACCTATGAAGAATGCAGTTCATCATTCCATGATACTGTGCTCACGTTGGTCAGGGACCCACGACTGTCATGGAAATACGGAATTAATGGGATTAGTACGGTCATACCCAATGCTATGCAGGACCTCAATGACCCAATATAACTAGTGCCTCAATGGGGAGAAATATTTTTCGATCACCCATGCAGGATTGTACAGCCAAGTCACATACTTTTAGTCAAAAACTGGGTTTGTGTGCAGTAGGAGAAGTATGTGCGTGCACACTGGAATGATATGTTGAATACTACAGACTGCTAGCATGCCCACCATTGTTGTGGCCTCCCTCAACAAAGCAAGAGAGAGAGGTATGCCAGCAGCAGCTAGCCCAATGACAACACTGGACACAAGAGTGTACCATGTCACCTTTTCAGACAAGTCCTGGTTTTGCATACAGCATGATGATGGACATGTCCATGTGTGGAGGCTTTGAGGAGTACAGACATTCTCAGACtgaattcgtcattgccatacagtTCATGCATCTGATGCGACAGTATAGTGTGTCACTTGATGTGCAACACACTAAACTTTGGTTTGCATAgctagtaatttggacagcagctatTACACTTCTGACCTGTTAAagctggtggtgttatgctgttgtCCTGGATGGTATGTTCTCCACAACTCACCCACTGAAAACCTTTGGTTGTGGGTTGCTGATGTGCAGGCAGACCAGCACTCACCAGCCATAGTGGTGGATGAACACTGACACAGATTTGAGGGATGTGGTGACACACTTGTGTCTGACACCAAGGTTCAGTTCGACTTGATGTCAGCTGGGATAGAACCTTCATTGCTGCGAGCTCTATGTACTACATTTTGCACCCTGTGTACCAACATATCCCCtacaaatataataatttaatatttctgttataCTGTACACGTAATAAGTAAAGTTTCATTATCTACACTCCTCTTGGGGTTGCAATTTTAACAGCCACAGGCATGGCAGATTTATGTTACTCAGTTCAGTTCTATTCAGTTTGTTGCCTCATATATttgacctgttatctggaaactcttaATTGATTACATTTATAGGTGCCTATCGTTATCTACAATGGAGGAAACGTTTCTTGTGATCTGTTGatgttgttttgctatttggagcATCCACTTAATCTCATAGACTGAAAGCTGAGCAGCTGCTTTTTAGATATTTGATGTGCAATCATATCAACTGTAATACACAAGTTTTGATTCTTGCAATTATTTGATGATCACAGCCTAATTGTCTGCAGTCTCTTGTTCTACCTGGAAAAAGGGGCAACTAAAAATGACGTAATTAGTGGAATCTTCATCTTCAAATTCACAGATTGCTGTATTACTACATTCCACTCAACACAGATGTTTGTGATATGGACCGTGATCTGTTAATAGGTGTACCATACCTTGAGTAGAGGCAAAGTTCCATAGTTTGAGCCTGTTTCTAATGCTTCAGAAAATGCTGCATACACCCCCTGCAGTGCTGCTAATGTCCCAGTTAGACTGCCATTTGTCTGACTGCCTGGCCAGTAAATGTCCTGTACCTATCAAGATATCAACTGGACATTTCCCGAGAATCACTTGTAAACCCTCAACAAGCATACTGAAAAATGGTGAACCTCACAAGTATGTTCTACTGAATTCATTGCAGTATTTGTTTTGCAGCTACCTAGACACTGGCAGTGAGGCCCACAATGGCATTGAAATTAGCATTGATATATAACAGCACCACATTCAACAGTAATTTACAGTCAGCAGGTCCAG is a window from the Schistocerca americana isolate TAMUIC-IGC-003095 chromosome X, iqSchAmer2.1, whole genome shotgun sequence genome containing:
- the LOC124556018 gene encoding uncharacterized protein LOC124556018 codes for the protein MFVGGRAIEDSRRNIAKHKADLLKSRSYELGEAAPEADDFAIECDAFRQPNKRLRGSTAAEEVEHFQERLQETLEELARLNDTVQDLLDDSEYEADTVACEEYTDKCKRALRKAKGLLGAARSGDRYAKSAAQQHASSAFHVKVKTKRDKKKQQNTEPFCVYCGERGHWGPDCQKIASLQARIDALETMNRCFLCLRRGHNKNQCFKRGKASCPKCKGEHHISICSSHTTTANKIETMTSNFTYLQTARVSITGPTGKSKQTRAILVTGS